In Alicyclobacillus macrosporangiidus CPP55, a single window of DNA contains:
- a CDS encoding ammonium transporter: MLLVPGVTFADTGRVDPGDTSWILVATALVLLMTPGVALFYGGLVRKKNVITTMFQVFAVMLIVSVQWVLFGYSLAFGPDVHHLIGGLQWSLFHGVGVDPNPDYAGTIPAMLFALFQMMFAIITPALLIGGLAERVKFSSFLVFITLWATFIYDPLAHWVWGVGGWLRNLGVLDFAGGTVVHISSGVAGLVAAIYLGKRAELGSKRIQAHNVPFVLLGTSLLWFGWFGFNAGSALAANGLSVEAFLTTNTATAAAALGWMLVERMRTGHVTLVGACAGAVAGLVAITPAAGFVTPAGSIPIGFIGGILCYLASTFMKGKLGYDDALDAFGGHGIGGTWGALATGLFATTLVNPAGADGLIHGNPHQLLVQLAGVAATWVFSGVGTLILIKIVDAVMGFRVTREEELLGLDAVLHNESAYPEQLSADELERLVGPGMSLAAARSEIGVSGDR; encoded by the coding sequence ATGTTGTTGGTCCCGGGCGTGACGTTTGCTGACACGGGAAGGGTAGACCCGGGAGATACGTCCTGGATCCTGGTGGCCACGGCGCTGGTGCTGCTCATGACCCCGGGGGTGGCCCTCTTCTACGGCGGGTTGGTGCGCAAGAAAAATGTCATCACGACCATGTTCCAAGTGTTCGCGGTGATGCTGATCGTCTCCGTGCAGTGGGTGCTGTTCGGATACAGCCTCGCCTTTGGGCCGGATGTGCACCACCTCATCGGCGGGCTGCAGTGGAGCCTGTTCCACGGCGTCGGCGTGGACCCGAACCCGGACTACGCCGGCACGATTCCGGCCATGCTGTTCGCCCTGTTCCAGATGATGTTCGCCATCATCACGCCGGCGCTTCTGATCGGCGGATTGGCCGAGCGCGTGAAATTTTCTTCCTTCCTCGTCTTCATCACCTTGTGGGCGACGTTTATCTACGATCCGCTGGCGCACTGGGTCTGGGGCGTCGGCGGCTGGCTGCGCAACCTCGGGGTATTGGACTTTGCGGGCGGCACGGTGGTGCACATCAGCTCCGGGGTGGCCGGACTGGTCGCTGCGATCTACCTCGGAAAGCGGGCGGAACTCGGCTCGAAGCGGATCCAGGCGCACAACGTGCCGTTCGTGCTCCTCGGGACCTCGCTGCTGTGGTTCGGCTGGTTCGGCTTCAACGCAGGCAGCGCCCTCGCGGCCAACGGACTCTCCGTTGAGGCGTTCCTGACGACCAACACCGCCACCGCCGCGGCGGCGCTGGGGTGGATGCTGGTGGAGCGCATGCGCACCGGACACGTGACCCTCGTCGGCGCCTGCGCGGGGGCCGTCGCCGGACTCGTGGCCATCACGCCGGCGGCAGGGTTTGTGACGCCGGCGGGATCGATCCCGATCGGCTTCATCGGCGGCATCTTGTGCTACCTGGCCTCCACCTTCATGAAGGGGAAGCTCGGCTACGACGATGCGCTCGACGCGTTCGGCGGACACGGCATCGGCGGTACGTGGGGCGCGCTGGCCACGGGGCTGTTCGCCACCACGCTGGTCAACCCTGCGGGGGCCGACGGGCTGATCCACGGGAATCCGCACCAGCTCCTGGTGCAGCTGGCAGGGGTGGCGGCGACGTGGGTGTTCTCCGGAGTGGGTACGCTGATCCTCATCAAGATCGTCGACGCGGTCATGGGCTTCCGCGTGACGCGCGAAGAGGAACTGCTCGGCCTGGATGCGGTGCTGCACAACGAGAGCGCGTATCCCGAGCAGTTGTCGGCCGACGAACTGGAGCGTCTGGTTGGACCGGGGATGAGTTTGGCCGCGGCGAGAAGCGAGATCGGCGTATCCGGGGATCGTTGA
- a CDS encoding phosphoenolpyruvate synthase → MSEKESPPFRAGENVNRAGFPVPPGFCVTTAAYEAFLGQSKEMDAWFERLAHLRPEDVEAVRAAGEGVRTHLLSLPMPRGVEEAVTAAWARLGEERAYAVRSSATAEDLPGASFAGQQDTLLNVRGREALLDAVRRCWVSLFTDRAIAYRAKNGFDHRSVRLAVVVQEMVFPEVSGILFTADPVTGNRRIVSIDASHGLGEALVSGRVTADLYQVRDGRIVQRRIARKTVAAWGRPEGGTVLQEVPEDLQTAQALPDERILELAELGRRIERHYGAPQDIEWCWADGRFFIVQSRPITTLYPVPHVADDRLHVFFSFGHQQMMTDAIPPLGISVLRTLLPVGKRGSVRSESTVVLEAGGHLFADPTELLLVWPTRRVVPRLLRHIDERIGSALEEVMQRRSFQRPADPQVKRAVHRVARAALAAVLPLLFGRGARSLRDPAAIRQAIQRELDAQVQAGERWLAGTAGAERVRRIQEYLGTRIVLILRCLGPYLLLGVGSFLLTQALVRRWLGEDARLAALNKSLPGNVTSEMGLCIGDLADLARPHPPLLSYLRRAADETFWDGLAEVPGAEAFGEALRDFMARYGMRCSGEIDITRRRWRETPTALVPSVLSQVGTLAPGEHRRRFADGAREAEEATQALLADVRRLRGGWWKVQLLRQLIHFYRGFAGLRETPKYTIIRHFDLCRRAILEEARGLVARGVIDREDDVFFLSLEELAALLEGEGVTGVRGLVAARRQEHAYHQTLTPPRVMTSEGEVIEGTRGGRDVPAGALVGAPVSAGIAEGRARVVLRPEDAKLSPGDILVAPFTDPGWTPLFQAARALVMEVGGMMTHGAVVAREYGIPAVVGVDGATRRIPDGALIRVDGGRGYVQILRDPEGDEGGAGSKGTSSGSFAEGGSA, encoded by the coding sequence ATGAGCGAGAAAGAATCCCCGCCCTTTAGGGCTGGGGAGAACGTCAACCGAGCCGGTTTTCCGGTGCCCCCAGGTTTTTGTGTGACCACCGCCGCGTATGAGGCGTTCCTCGGGCAGAGCAAGGAGATGGACGCGTGGTTCGAGCGGCTGGCGCATTTGCGGCCGGAGGACGTGGAGGCGGTCCGTGCCGCCGGAGAGGGTGTGCGCACGCACCTGCTGTCCCTGCCGATGCCGAGGGGAGTGGAGGAGGCCGTCACGGCGGCCTGGGCGCGGCTGGGCGAGGAGCGGGCGTACGCAGTGCGATCGAGCGCCACTGCGGAAGACCTGCCCGGCGCGTCGTTCGCCGGCCAGCAGGACACGCTGCTCAACGTCCGGGGCCGGGAGGCGCTGTTGGACGCGGTGCGGCGGTGCTGGGTGTCGCTGTTCACGGACCGGGCCATCGCGTACCGGGCAAAAAACGGGTTTGACCACCGGTCCGTGCGCCTGGCGGTGGTGGTGCAGGAGATGGTGTTTCCGGAGGTGTCCGGGATCCTCTTCACGGCCGATCCGGTGACGGGCAACCGCCGCATCGTCTCCATCGATGCCAGCCACGGGCTAGGCGAGGCGTTGGTGTCGGGCCGGGTGACGGCCGATCTGTACCAGGTGCGAGACGGGCGGATTGTGCAGCGGCGGATCGCCCGGAAGACGGTGGCAGCCTGGGGGCGGCCGGAGGGCGGCACGGTGTTGCAGGAGGTCCCGGAGGACCTGCAGACGGCGCAGGCGCTGCCGGATGAACGGATTTTGGAGCTGGCCGAGCTCGGCCGGCGGATCGAGCGGCACTACGGCGCCCCGCAGGACATCGAGTGGTGCTGGGCGGACGGGCGGTTTTTCATCGTGCAGAGCCGGCCCATCACGACCCTCTACCCGGTTCCTCACGTGGCGGATGACCGGCTGCACGTGTTTTTCTCCTTCGGCCACCAGCAGATGATGACCGACGCCATCCCACCGCTCGGGATCTCGGTGCTGCGCACCCTGCTGCCGGTGGGCAAACGGGGATCAGTGCGCAGCGAGAGCACGGTGGTCCTGGAGGCGGGCGGCCACCTGTTCGCCGACCCGACGGAGCTCCTCCTCGTCTGGCCCACCCGGCGGGTGGTGCCGCGGCTGTTGCGGCACATCGACGAGCGGATCGGCAGCGCCCTCGAGGAGGTGATGCAGCGCCGATCGTTTCAGCGCCCGGCTGATCCGCAGGTCAAACGGGCGGTCCACCGCGTTGCACGAGCGGCGTTGGCGGCCGTGCTGCCGCTTCTGTTCGGGCGGGGCGCCCGCTCGCTGCGGGACCCCGCGGCGATCCGGCAGGCCATCCAGCGCGAGCTGGACGCCCAGGTGCAGGCGGGGGAGCGGTGGCTGGCGGGAACCGCAGGGGCCGAACGCGTGCGCCGCATCCAGGAGTACCTCGGCACCAGAATCGTCCTCATCTTGCGGTGTCTGGGGCCGTATCTGCTGCTCGGGGTGGGGTCATTCCTCTTGACCCAGGCGCTCGTCCGGCGTTGGCTGGGCGAAGATGCGCGCCTCGCGGCGTTGAACAAGTCGCTGCCCGGCAATGTGACCAGCGAGATGGGCCTTTGCATCGGAGACCTCGCCGATCTCGCGCGCCCGCACCCGCCGCTGTTGTCCTATCTGCGGCGGGCGGCGGACGAGACCTTCTGGGACGGGTTGGCCGAGGTGCCGGGGGCGGAGGCGTTCGGCGAAGCGCTGCGGGATTTCATGGCGCGGTACGGGATGCGGTGTTCCGGCGAGATCGACATCACCCGGCGGAGGTGGCGCGAGACGCCCACGGCGCTGGTGCCGTCGGTGTTGAGTCAGGTCGGGACGCTTGCCCCGGGCGAGCACCGGCGTCGATTCGCAGACGGGGCGCGGGAGGCCGAGGAAGCGACGCAGGCCCTGCTGGCGGATGTCCGCCGGCTTCGGGGCGGCTGGTGGAAAGTCCAGCTGCTGCGGCAGCTCATCCATTTCTATCGAGGATTCGCCGGCCTGCGCGAGACGCCGAAGTACACCATCATCCGTCACTTCGACCTGTGCCGGCGAGCCATTCTGGAGGAGGCGCGGGGGCTTGTGGCGCGCGGCGTGATCGATCGGGAGGACGACGTCTTCTTCCTGTCCCTGGAGGAGTTGGCGGCTCTGTTGGAAGGGGAGGGCGTGACGGGGGTGCGCGGGCTTGTGGCCGCACGCCGGCAGGAGCACGCGTATCATCAGACCCTCACGCCGCCGCGCGTGATGACCAGTGAGGGCGAGGTGATCGAAGGCACGCGTGGGGGCCGGGACGTACCGGCGGGCGCTCTGGTCGGGGCGCCGGTGTCGGCCGGGATCGCCGAGGGGCGCGCCCGGGTGGTGCTGAGGCCGGAGGACGCAAAGCTCTCGCCGGGGGACATCCTGGTGGCCCCGTTCACGGACCCGGGTTGGACGCCTCTGTTTCAGGCGGCGCGGGCGCTCGTGATGGAGGTGGGCGGCATGATGACGCACGGGGCGGTGGTGGCGCGGGAGTACGGCATCCCGGCGGTCGTCGGCGTGGACGGGGCGACGCGACGGATCCCGGACGGGGCCCTCATCCGCGTCGACGGCGGGCGCGGGTATGTGCAGATCCTCCGCGATCCGGAGGGGGACGAAGGGGGCGCGGGATCGAAAGGGACGTCAAGCGGGTCCTTCGCCGAGGGAGGGTCTGCGTAA
- a CDS encoding RNA-guided endonuclease InsQ/TnpB family protein yields MRRLPSSNSTSKTKNRYEVRRLRLVPTPQLDALARAAGALYSCVVVSFWRTVRKHGVWLKPSSMMRWHTSNRLHAHSADAVVQSFYAALKSWRERRKTDPQAKPPYRRRRYFRVQWKSSAIRVRDGNLILSNGRGNTPLVVPWRWEAPVLVELGWTGTAYELRAVYSRSAAEPVPEGGTAGVDLGEVHLAVVHDGERTLICNGRELRAKRQYQNKLKARLAAKQSRMQKRSRRWRKLQRSKHKQLRKLDRQIWDILHKQTTALVSTLHASGVQTVVIGDVRDIRKRVDYGPAANQRIHQMVAGKVRWLLTYKAERLGMQVMLQDEAYTSQECPGCSRRNKPRGRMYTCPACGFRFHRDGVGAVNIRRKYLGLGPVVGVMASPTGVRWHPHQRTRVARDERERIPAL; encoded by the coding sequence GTGCGCCGCTTGCCGTCATCAAACAGTACATCGAAAACCAAAAATCGGTATGAAGTGCGGCGGCTGCGCTTGGTACCCACCCCGCAACTCGATGCCCTGGCGCGGGCGGCGGGAGCGTTGTATTCCTGCGTCGTCGTGAGTTTCTGGCGGACGGTGCGCAAGCATGGCGTTTGGCTCAAACCCTCGTCGATGATGCGATGGCACACGTCGAACCGACTCCACGCCCACAGTGCGGACGCAGTGGTGCAGAGCTTCTACGCCGCTCTCAAGTCCTGGCGCGAGCGCCGGAAAACAGATCCACAAGCCAAACCGCCTTACCGTCGGCGGCGCTACTTTCGGGTCCAGTGGAAATCGTCCGCCATCCGGGTCCGGGACGGGAACCTGATCCTCTCCAACGGGCGCGGGAACACCCCGTTGGTCGTGCCGTGGCGTTGGGAAGCTCCGGTCTTGGTCGAACTGGGTTGGACGGGCACGGCCTATGAACTGCGGGCTGTGTACTCCCGGTCTGCGGCAGAACCCGTTCCGGAAGGAGGAACAGCCGGGGTGGATCTGGGAGAGGTTCATCTGGCCGTGGTCCACGACGGCGAGCGGACGCTGATTTGCAATGGGCGGGAGCTTCGGGCCAAACGGCAGTATCAGAACAAACTGAAAGCCCGCCTCGCCGCGAAGCAGTCGCGCATGCAAAAAAGGTCCCGCCGTTGGCGAAAGCTTCAACGAAGCAAGCATAAACAGTTGCGAAAACTGGATCGTCAGATATGGGATATTCTGCACAAGCAGACCACAGCTTTGGTCTCCACCCTCCATGCGAGCGGGGTGCAGACGGTGGTCATCGGTGATGTGCGGGACATTCGGAAGCGGGTGGATTACGGGCCTGCTGCAAACCAACGGATTCACCAAATGGTTGCGGGAAAGGTTCGCTGGCTGCTCACCTACAAGGCTGAACGGCTCGGCATGCAGGTGATGCTCCAGGATGAGGCATACACTTCCCAGGAATGTCCAGGGTGTAGCCGGAGAAACAAACCCCGAGGGCGCATGTATACCTGCCCGGCTTGCGGGTTCCGCTTCCACCGTGATGGCGTCGGCGCGGTCAACATTCGGCGCAAGTATCTGGGCTTAGGCCCAGTAGTTGGGGTGATGGCGTCCCCCACGGGTGTGCGGTGGCATCCGCATCAGCGCACCCGCGTAGCTCGCGATGAGCGAGAAAGAATCCCCGCCCTTTAG
- the tnpA gene encoding IS200/IS605 family transposase, with amino-acid sequence MEYKSNRNVVYSCKYHVVWCPKYRRKVLVNGVDERLKEILQDVAAERRAEIIEMEVMPDHVHLLVEVDPQFGIHRLVKLMKGRSSRILRQEFPWLRSRLPTLWTNSYFVSTVGGAPLAVIKQYIENQKSV; translated from the coding sequence ATGGAGTACAAATCCAATCGAAACGTTGTGTATTCATGCAAATACCACGTTGTCTGGTGCCCAAAGTATCGCCGAAAGGTTCTGGTCAACGGTGTAGATGAACGGCTCAAGGAAATTCTCCAAGACGTAGCGGCTGAACGCCGTGCGGAAATCATCGAAATGGAGGTCATGCCGGACCATGTGCATTTGCTCGTGGAAGTGGACCCGCAGTTTGGCATCCACCGCTTGGTCAAACTGATGAAAGGCCGTTCGTCGAGAATCTTGCGTCAAGAGTTTCCGTGGCTTAGGAGCCGGTTGCCGACCTTGTGGACCAACTCCTACTTTGTCTCCACCGTTGGGGGTGCGCCGCTTGCCGTCATCAAACAGTACATCGAAAACCAAAAATCGGTATGA